Proteins from a single region of Halorubrum sp. 2020YC2:
- a CDS encoding SufS family cysteine desulfurase: MGVQEQYPFDVEALRADFPILERRVGGDPETAGEGEGDDTPLVYLDNAATSHTPDPVVDAISDYYRSYNANVHRGIHQLSQEASVAYEEAHDAVADFVGAAGREEIVFTKNTTEAMNLVAYAWGLEELGPDDNVVLTEMEHHASLVTWQQIGKRTGADVRFIDVTDEGRLDMDDAADLIDDDTEMVSVVHVSNTLGTVNPIGELADMAHDRDALMFADAAQSVPTRPVDVEELGVDFLAFSGHKMCGPTGIGVLYGREEILEGMQPYLYGGDMIRRVSFEDSTWEDLPWKFEAGTPSIAQGVGLAAAIEYLEEVGMDRVEAHEDLLAEYAYDELAALGGVEIYGPPGDDRGGLVAFNVDGVHAHDLSSILNDYGVAIRAGDHCTQPLHDEMGVAASARASFYFYNTVEEVDALVDAVREARDLFA; encoded by the coding sequence ATGGGAGTTCAAGAACAGTATCCGTTCGACGTGGAGGCGCTCCGCGCCGACTTCCCGATCCTCGAACGACGGGTCGGCGGGGACCCGGAGACCGCGGGCGAGGGCGAGGGCGACGACACGCCCCTCGTCTACCTCGACAACGCGGCGACCTCGCACACGCCCGACCCGGTGGTCGACGCCATCTCCGACTACTACCGGAGCTACAACGCCAACGTCCACCGCGGGATCCACCAGCTGAGCCAGGAGGCCTCCGTCGCCTACGAGGAGGCCCACGACGCGGTGGCCGACTTCGTCGGCGCGGCGGGCCGCGAGGAGATCGTGTTCACCAAGAACACCACCGAGGCGATGAACCTCGTCGCCTACGCGTGGGGCCTCGAAGAGTTGGGGCCGGACGACAACGTCGTCCTCACCGAGATGGAGCACCACGCCTCGCTCGTCACCTGGCAGCAGATCGGTAAGCGCACGGGCGCCGACGTGCGGTTCATCGACGTGACCGACGAGGGGCGACTCGACATGGACGACGCCGCCGACCTGATCGACGACGACACGGAGATGGTGTCGGTCGTCCACGTGTCGAACACGCTCGGCACCGTGAACCCGATCGGTGAGCTGGCGGACATGGCTCACGACCGCGACGCGCTGATGTTCGCGGACGCCGCGCAGTCGGTGCCGACGCGGCCGGTCGACGTCGAGGAGTTGGGCGTCGACTTTCTCGCCTTCTCCGGCCACAAGATGTGCGGGCCGACCGGGATCGGCGTCCTCTACGGCCGCGAGGAGATCTTAGAGGGGATGCAGCCGTACCTCTACGGCGGCGACATGATCCGCCGCGTCTCCTTCGAGGACTCCACGTGGGAGGACCTCCCGTGGAAGTTCGAGGCCGGGACGCCCTCCATCGCGCAGGGGGTCGGCCTCGCGGCCGCGATAGAGTACCTCGAGGAGGTCGGGATGGACCGTGTCGAGGCCCACGAGGACCTGCTGGCGGAGTACGCCTACGACGAACTGGCGGCGCTCGGCGGCGTCGAGATATACGGCCCGCCGGGCGACGACCGCGGCGGCCTCGTCGCGTTCAACGTCGACGGCGTCCACGCCCACGACCTCTCCAGCATCCTCAACGACTACGGCGTCGCGATCCGCGCCGGCGACCACTGCACCCAGCCGCTCCACGACGAGATGGGCGTCGCCGCCTCCGCGCGCGCCTCCTTCTACTTCTATAACACCGTCGAGGAGGTCGACGCGCTCGTCGACGCGGTCCGCGAGGCGCGCGACCTGTTCGCGTAG
- a CDS encoding cupin domain-containing protein, with protein sequence MDVVPDADVEAVEAVDGVFLTQGAVGEETSIQRFEIGPGEAVPEHDHPHEQIGLITAGAVTFVVDGDERVVEAGDTYVIPGDEPHAAENRGDEPAVGYDIFSPPRANPDWGK encoded by the coding sequence ATGGACGTCGTACCCGACGCGGACGTCGAGGCGGTCGAGGCGGTCGACGGCGTGTTCCTCACGCAGGGGGCCGTCGGCGAGGAGACGAGCATCCAGCGGTTCGAGATCGGACCGGGCGAGGCGGTGCCCGAACACGACCACCCGCACGAGCAGATCGGGCTGATCACGGCCGGAGCGGTCACCTTCGTCGTCGACGGCGACGAGCGCGTCGTCGAGGCGGGCGACACGTACGTGATCCCCGGCGACGAGCCCCACGCCGCCGAGAACCGCGGCGACGAGCCCGCCGTCGGCTACGACATCTTCTCGCCGCCGCGGGCGAACCCGGACTGGGGAAAGTAG
- a CDS encoding response regulator, translating to MTDHTRPPSDARADAATDRSEPLTDQSVDEEPTTVLHVEPDPRSAELLDTFARRLADRVRVRSVDRFADALDAVATGVEVDGERVAVNCVVTEQRLPGGSGVELTERLREAGRGLPVVFYTTCPGEESEAAAFGAGADAYFEKGSDRGRYDAILDRIRALVAERRDRDPTARAASTPRASGTPGETLRSEE from the coding sequence ATGACCGACCACACACGACCGCCGTCCGACGCGCGCGCAGACGCGGCCACCGACCGATCCGAACCGCTCACCGATCAGTCCGTCGACGAGGAGCCGACCACCGTGCTCCACGTCGAGCCGGACCCCCGCTCTGCGGAGCTGCTGGACACGTTCGCGCGACGGCTCGCGGACCGCGTCCGAGTGCGTTCCGTGGACCGCTTCGCGGACGCGCTCGACGCCGTCGCGACGGGCGTCGAGGTCGACGGCGAGCGCGTCGCCGTCAACTGCGTCGTGACGGAGCAGCGTCTCCCTGGCGGGTCGGGCGTCGAACTCACCGAGCGGCTGCGCGAGGCGGGGCGCGGGCTGCCGGTCGTCTTCTACACGACGTGTCCGGGAGAGGAGAGCGAGGCGGCGGCGTTCGGGGCCGGCGCGGACGCCTACTTCGAGAAGGGATCCGACCGCGGGCGCTACGACGCGATACTCGACCGGATCCGCGCGCTCGTCGCGGAGCGCCGCGACCGGGACCCGACGGCGCGCGCGGCGTCGACGCCGCGCGCCTCGGGGACGCCGGGAGAGACGCTGCGCTCCGAGGAGTGA